One part of the Nitrospirota bacterium genome encodes these proteins:
- a CDS encoding VWA domain-containing protein, whose amino-acid sequence MEHLVGKGIDKAIQYLYSRRMEKWGAGKAPFLLTSHLRRFGILASMAAGKSMRAACIKGDTPPRPYLQTLNKMAHPAILTDHGFGWSDGETVFLPLSMVDMPDMERQEKLTRLLLFFLASQIRLNTLKTALTNRTLLEQDRLIADLYWIIDNIRITSFIKDAYPGVFRDWEDIVKYLLSRRPGPQHTNRAEWRIEEFLKESLIGTLSGVQVSSGSEDSLGMAQAIKKSWQDAGLLMKKYRGMVPFTPWGKLIPGRIKEGFFNHEEIYATDASSTDAEQTAAKEKSETKSEKRNRYAAKKTTVDEEQNEQGLALNIYDKLLSWADFVNVTRPFDDDPDEDSGEKADNMEELTTAEVRKTTTSVFDADIEKADDYSAASAREIDTKKVFLYPEWDYRKGTYIKDASRLSEFIAAGAGAEAVDAILRDKKGVIKEVTLKFEAITPAATLKSRQLDGDFIDFNAAVEAFSDYEAGITPSDRLYATYTRNERDISVLFLVDLSMSTDGWVGDHRIIDHEKEALVILCEAMSKLRDRHAIYGFSGKTTRNCRYYHIKGFNETYGNTVRERIGSLIPYHYTRMGPAIRHATSKLQKETSRVRLLFLLSDGKPNDLDAYEGRYGLEDTRMAIKEAEREGIIPFCLTVDSNAREYLPGLFGKGNYVVVSGADKLTKRLPDLYARIIQQL is encoded by the coding sequence ATGGAACATCTTGTTGGAAAAGGTATTGACAAGGCGATACAGTACCTCTACAGCAGGCGCATGGAAAAATGGGGGGCCGGCAAGGCCCCCTTTCTTCTTACCAGTCATCTGAGAAGATTCGGCATACTGGCTTCAATGGCAGCCGGCAAATCTATGCGGGCAGCCTGCATAAAGGGCGACACCCCTCCAAGGCCATACCTTCAAACCCTGAATAAGATGGCGCACCCTGCAATACTCACTGATCATGGATTCGGATGGAGCGACGGAGAGACCGTATTCCTGCCGCTCTCTATGGTTGATATGCCCGACATGGAAAGGCAGGAGAAACTTACCAGGCTCCTCCTCTTTTTTCTTGCCAGCCAGATACGCCTTAATACATTGAAGACCGCACTCACAAACCGCACGTTATTGGAACAGGACAGGCTCATTGCTGACCTCTATTGGATAATAGATAATATCAGGATAACCTCATTCATTAAAGATGCATATCCAGGTGTCTTTCGCGATTGGGAGGATATTGTTAAATATCTGCTCAGCAGGCGTCCCGGTCCTCAACATACAAACAGGGCTGAATGGCGGATCGAGGAATTTTTAAAAGAGTCGCTCATTGGAACTTTAAGCGGAGTCCAGGTATCATCCGGGTCTGAAGACAGCCTCGGGATGGCACAGGCAATTAAAAAGTCCTGGCAGGATGCCGGTCTGCTGATGAAAAAATACAGGGGCATGGTGCCTTTTACCCCGTGGGGCAAGCTTATACCCGGCAGGATAAAAGAAGGTTTTTTTAATCATGAGGAGATATACGCTACTGATGCTTCCTCTACTGACGCGGAGCAGACGGCTGCTAAAGAAAAATCAGAGACCAAATCCGAAAAACGCAACAGATATGCCGCAAAGAAAACCACCGTTGATGAAGAGCAGAACGAACAGGGCCTTGCCTTAAACATATATGACAAACTTCTCTCATGGGCGGACTTTGTAAATGTCACGCGGCCATTTGATGACGATCCTGATGAAGATTCAGGCGAGAAGGCCGACAACATGGAAGAGTTGACGACCGCTGAGGTCAGGAAAACGACAACATCCGTCTTTGATGCAGATATTGAAAAGGCAGATGATTATTCTGCGGCGTCAGCAAGGGAAATAGATACAAAAAAGGTTTTCTTATATCCGGAATGGGATTACCGTAAAGGTACATATATTAAGGATGCCTCCAGACTCAGCGAGTTTATAGCGGCTGGTGCGGGAGCAGAGGCAGTAGACGCCATTCTGAGAGATAAGAAGGGTGTGATAAAAGAGGTGACGCTCAAGTTCGAGGCGATAACCCCTGCTGCAACGCTAAAGAGCAGGCAGTTGGATGGAGATTTTATAGATTTTAACGCCGCAGTGGAGGCATTTTCAGACTATGAAGCAGGCATAACGCCCAGCGACAGGCTCTACGCAACATACACCCGAAACGAGCGTGACATATCCGTGCTGTTCCTCGTTGATCTAAGTATGTCAACTGACGGATGGGTTGGCGACCACAGGATCATAGACCACGAGAAGGAAGCCCTTGTGATCCTGTGCGAGGCTATGAGTAAGCTCAGGGACAGGCACGCGATATACGGTTTTTCAGGCAAGACGACCAGGAACTGCCGCTACTATCACATAAAGGGATTCAACGAGACCTATGGAAACACAGTTAGAGAGCGTATAGGTTCACTGATACCCTACCACTATACAAGGATGGGCCCGGCCATAAGGCACGCAACAAGCAAATTGCAGAAAGAGACTTCAAGGGTACGGTTACTATTTCTTCTCTCTGACGGCAAACCAAATGACCTTGACGCATACGAGGGACGCTACGGGCTGGAGGACACGCGCATGGCAATTAAAGAGGCTGAGAGGGAAGGTATAATCCCATTCTGTCTCACTGTAGACAGCAACGCTCGAGAGTATCTGCCGGGACTTTTTGGCAAAGGGAATTACGTGGTGGTCTCGGGGGCTGACAAGCTGACGAAGAGACTGCCTGATCTTTATGCGAGGATAATACAGCAGCTCTGA